TCGTAAAATTTAGATAAAAAACACATTAAATATACTATGAATCCATTAATTGAAGAATTGACTTGGAGAGGACTGGTTCACAATATAATGCCAGGGACAGAAGAACAACTAAATAAAGAAATGACTTCTGGTTATGTAGGTTTTGATCCTACTGCAGATTCTCTTCACGTAGGAAGTTTGGTTCCGATTTTCTTATTGGTTCATTTACAACGTCACGGACATCGTCCAATTGCTTTGGTTGGTGGTGCAACAGGATTTATTGGAGATCCAACTGGTAAAGCTGCAGAAAGAAGTTTGTTAGATGAAGAAACATTAAATAAATATGTAGCTGGAATTAAAGCGCAATTATCTCGTTTCTTAGATTTTGATACGAACAATGGTAATTCAGCTTTATTGGTGAATAACTACGATTGGATGAAAAATTTCTCTTTTATTGATTTTGCTCGTAACGTAGGGAAACATATTACAGTTAACTACATGATGGCGAAAGATTCAGTAAAATCGCGTCTTTCATCAGAGTCTAATGTCGGAATGTCGTTTACAGAATTTACGTACCAATTAATTCAAGGTTACGATTATTTGCATTTATACAAAGAGTTAGGTGTTAAATTGCAAATGGGAGGTTCTGATCAATGGGGAAATATTACGACAGGAACAGAATTAATTCGACGTACAGTTCAAGGAGAAGCGTTTGCGTTTACTTGTCCATTAACAACAAAAGCTGATGGTTCTAAATTTGGTAAATCTGAAGGAGGAGAAAATATTTGGTTAGACAAAAAAAGAACATCATCGTATAAATTTTACCAATTTTGGTTAAATCAAGCAGATGCAGATGCAGAACGTTACATCAAAATTTATACTTTCTTAGAAAAAGAAGCGATTGATGATTTGATCGAACGTCACCGTCAAGAACCGCATTTACGTGAATTACAACGTAAATTAGCAACTGAGATTACGATTTTAGTTCATGGTGTCGAAGAATTGAGAAAAGCAGAAAAGGCTTCTCAGGTTTTATTCGGAAAATCGACTTCAGAAGATTTAAAAGAATTGGATGGAGAAACATTTTTATCAGTTTTCGAAGGTGTACCACAAGCAACTGTAGCGATGACAGATATCGAAGCAGGATTAGATATTGTAGCTGCGTTAGCGGATAAAACAGGTTTCTTGAAATCGAATTCTGAAGCGCGACGTGAGTTAAAAGCAAATGCAATTTCAGTTAACAAAGAAAAAGTTGCAGATGATTTTGTATTGACAACAGAAAATTTAATAGCAGATAAATACGTGTTATTACAAAAAGGTAAAAAGAACTATTTTATCTTGATTGTAGAATAAATAGAAAAACATGTTTCAAATATAAAAGCAAGCCTTTACGAGGGCTTGCTTTTTTGTTTGTATGTTTTTTCGTAGGAAATTTATCTCAAACTCGAAATGTAATTTTTAATCGCTTCAGAATAATTGCCCTCAGCTTTTTCTAAAACACGTAAAAATGCACTTCCGATAATTGCACCATTTGCAAATTCCCATGCTTTTTCTACATCTTGTTTAGTCGAGATGCCAAATCCAATTTGATGAGGTTTCGTTAACCCTAAATTCTTGATGTTTGATAAAAAATCTTCGTTATAATTAGAAGTTGTTGCTCCTGTTGTCGCAGAATTTGATACAATGTAAACAAAACCAGAAGTAGCATCGTTGATCTCTTTTACACGTTTTTCGGTTGTTAAAGGCGTAATTAAGAACGTAACATTTTGATCATACTTTTCGAAAAGTTCTTTGTGTTGAGTCAAGTAAATATCGTAAGGCATATCGGGTAATATCAATCCAGAAACACCACTCTCTTTACAATGCTGTAAAAACTTCTCTAATCCAAATGTCATGACTTGATTATAGTAACCCATTAATACAATAGGTGCAGAAATTTCATCCTTTACATCTTTTAATTGTTCGAATAAAATATTCAATGTCATTCCATTGGCCAAAGCTTTTTCGCTCGTTGCTTGAATTGTTGGACCATCTGCTAAAGGATCAGAATATGGAATTCCGACTTCTATAATATCAACTTTGTTTTTGTCTAATTCTCTTAAAACAAATGGGGTATCCGATAAATTTGGATACCCAGCAGTTGTGTATATTGTAAGAAGACGATTATTTTTTTGACCAAATAATTGTGCTAATTTATTCATATTATTTCACTTGTTTTAATAAGATTGTGTAAACAGGGAAGTGGTCAGAGTAACCATTTGCACGATATGTATCACCACTCCACATACGATTTGGAAAACCTTTGTATGCACCTTCTGTTGCAATTAGATAATCTTTGTTAAAAACCTCTGTTTTAAAGATTTTATAAGAAGAATAATCTTTGTTTTTTGTAACCAATGATGAAGTAGATATAAATTGATCAAATAAATTCCAAGCATCACGATAAGCTAAAGTCCCAATTCCTTTTTTGTATAAAGGTAACATTGGATTATAGTAGCCGTTTTCTGTTGATTTAGAAATTTCTCCAGCAGGATTGAATGTGTTTTTGATACTTGGTGAAATAGGATCATCATTAAAATCTCCCATTGCAATTACTTTTGCATTCGGATTTTGAGCTTTTAAATCTTCAAAAATACCTTTCATCACTTTTGCAGCTTCCATACGAGCTGGCATCGAAGCTTTTTCTCCTCCACTACGAGATGGCCAGTGGTTAACTAAAAACGTAATTTCTTCTCCATCTAATAATCCAGTCACTTGTAAAATATCACGTGTGTATCGACGTCTACCATCTGCATCATAATTAAAAATAGGATGAGGTTTTGCTTCAATTACTTTGAAACGAGATTTTTGATACAATAAACCTGTGTCAACTCCTCTGGCATCAAATGAATTAAAATGAACAACACCATAATCGTATTTTTTTAAAGCCGAACTGTTTGCTAAATCTTCTAAAACTTCTTTCGTTTCAATTTCGCAAATCCCTACAATAACAGGTGCGGTATTTGTAACATCAGCGCCTAATTCGCTAATTACTTTTGAAATATTATTGATTTTTTGAAAATATTTTTGCGTATTCCATCTTTTATTCCCATTTGGTAAAAACTCTTCTTGAAGAATTAAAGGACGAATAATTTTCTTTCCTTTTATGTTTTCGTAGGTGTAACTTTGTTTGAAATCTTCTGTTTCGTACTTTGAAATGTCAGATTCTGCAATCTGGATATGATAATTTTTATCATTAAATGGTAATGTTCCGTCAATATATCCCACCGATTTTATGGTGTCAAAAATATTTTCAACATTATAAAAAGCGACTGTCGCACTCGCATATTTAGTTTGAGCTTGAGTAGTTAACGTTAAAAATAAATTAAAGATTATTAATAAAGTTAAAGATTTATTAATTTTAAACATATGTTATTAATTATGAATTTACTAAATTTGTTGTCCTATTTTTTTTAGATAGCTAATTTATAAATAAAAATTCGTTTGAATGAACAAATTATTGTTAAGTCTTTCGGTCTTTGCTGCAACTGTCGCTTTTGCACAGGCGCAGACAAAGGTTACTGGGGTGGCTAAAAATGCTGCAACTGGTGAAGAGGTTTATAACCTCACTGTACGATTAGACGGAGGCGCAGTGAATGATGCTGCGATTACTGATCGTATAGGTTATTTTCAGTTTGTTGATATTCCAGATGGAACATACAAATTACAAGTTTATGGCGTAGGGTACGACCCTTTTGAAAAAGAAATCACTGTAGCAGGACAAAAAGAGCTTGACTTAGGTGAAATTAAATTAACATTTAATCCAAATACAGCAGAAGTTGGTATTATTACATTAACAGATGATGAGTTATCTGATGATGAAAGTTCTACAGCTTCAAATTCAGGACTTTTACAATCTTCACGCGACGTTTTTGCTCGTGTATCTGCATACGAATTAGGTTCGTATTGGTTTAAACCAAGAGGTTTAGATAACAAATATAATGACGTACATTTTAATGGAGTTCGTATGAACAAAATGGATAATGGACGTGCAACCTTCAATAACTGGGGAGGTCTAAATGATGTTACTCGTCGTCCAGAAGAGTTAACATACGGATTAGAGCCTTCTAAATATGCTTTTGGAGATTTAGGAGGAGTAACAAATTTTGATACTCGTCCTTCGACAATGCGTAAAGGAGTAAGTTTAGCTTATTCTAACACCAATCGTTCGTACAGAAATCGTGTAATGGCAACCTATAACACAGGTTTGATGGATAATGGTTGGGCATTTATGATTTCAGGAAGTAGACGTTGGGCTGAAGAAGGAATTATAGAAGGTACTTTTTATGATGCTTATGCGTACTATTTAGGTATAGAG
This portion of the Empedobacter stercoris genome encodes:
- a CDS encoding endonuclease/exonuclease/phosphatase family protein, producing MFKINKSLTLLIIFNLFLTLTTQAQTKYASATVAFYNVENIFDTIKSVGYIDGTLPFNDKNYHIQIAESDISKYETEDFKQSYTYENIKGKKIIRPLILQEEFLPNGNKRWNTQKYFQKINNISKVISELGADVTNTAPVIVGICEIETKEVLEDLANSSALKKYDYGVVHFNSFDARGVDTGLLYQKSRFKVIEAKPHPIFNYDADGRRRYTRDILQVTGLLDGEEITFLVNHWPSRSGGEKASMPARMEAAKVMKGIFEDLKAQNPNAKVIAMGDFNDDPISPSIKNTFNPAGEISKSTENGYYNPMLPLYKKGIGTLAYRDAWNLFDQFISTSSLVTKNKDYSSYKIFKTEVFNKDYLIATEGAYKGFPNRMWSGDTYRANGYSDHFPVYTILLKQVK
- the trpA gene encoding tryptophan synthase subunit alpha, whose protein sequence is MNKLAQLFGQKNNRLLTIYTTAGYPNLSDTPFVLRELDKNKVDIIEVGIPYSDPLADGPTIQATSEKALANGMTLNILFEQLKDVKDEISAPIVLMGYYNQVMTFGLEKFLQHCKESGVSGLILPDMPYDIYLTQHKELFEKYDQNVTFLITPLTTEKRVKEINDATSGFVYIVSNSATTGATTSNYNEDFLSNIKNLGLTKPHQIGFGISTKQDVEKAWEFANGAIIGSAFLRVLEKAEGNYSEAIKNYISSLR
- the tyrS gene encoding tyrosine--tRNA ligase produces the protein MNPLIEELTWRGLVHNIMPGTEEQLNKEMTSGYVGFDPTADSLHVGSLVPIFLLVHLQRHGHRPIALVGGATGFIGDPTGKAAERSLLDEETLNKYVAGIKAQLSRFLDFDTNNGNSALLVNNYDWMKNFSFIDFARNVGKHITVNYMMAKDSVKSRLSSESNVGMSFTEFTYQLIQGYDYLHLYKELGVKLQMGGSDQWGNITTGTELIRRTVQGEAFAFTCPLTTKADGSKFGKSEGGENIWLDKKRTSSYKFYQFWLNQADADAERYIKIYTFLEKEAIDDLIERHRQEPHLRELQRKLATEITILVHGVEELRKAEKASQVLFGKSTSEDLKELDGETFLSVFEGVPQATVAMTDIEAGLDIVAALADKTGFLKSNSEARRELKANAISVNKEKVADDFVLTTENLIADKYVLLQKGKKNYFILIVE